In a genomic window of Pieris brassicae chromosome 7, ilPieBrab1.1, whole genome shotgun sequence:
- the LOC123712431 gene encoding GDP-L-fucose synthase has protein sequence MGSRKEKVILVTGGTGLVGQAIKTIVEEERKLGSQDVLNETWIFCGSRNVDLRKKDETEAFFEKEKPTHVIHLAAMVGGLFHNMAHNLDFFRDNMSINDNVLHASFKYKIKKVVSCLSTCIFPDKITYPIDETMVHNGPPHTSNYGYSYAKRMIDVLNRGYHDQHGCMFTSVIPCNIFGPNDNFSLTSSHVIPALIRRMDDAMINDDKTFSVWGSGAPLRQFIYSLDIAKLFVWTLRYYQSIEPLILSVDEEDEVSISKAAEAIKKAHGFNGEIIYDTSKADGQYKKTASNRKLRSLYQDFSFTPFEQAIQETVTWFKNNRESARL, from the exons ATGGGGTCAAGAAAAGAAAAGGTAATATTGGTCACGGGAGGGACTGGTTTAGTCGGACAGGCTATAAAAACTATAGTGGAAGAAGAAAGAAAACTGGGGTCTCAGGACGTTCTAAATGAAACATGGATTTTCTGTGGCTCAAGAAATGTTGATCTtag AAAGAAAGATGAAACAGAGGCTTTCTTTGAGAAAGAAAAACCTACACATGTAATCCATTTAGCTGCAATGGTTGGAGGTCTATTTCACAATATGGCTCACAATCTGgattttttt AGAGATAACATGAGTATAAACGATAATGTTCTTCATGCTAgcttcaaatataaaattaaaaaagtggtTTCATGCCTGTCCACATGTATATTCCCGGACAAAATCACATATCCTATTGATGAAACTATG GTGCATAATGGCCCACCACATACCTCCAATTATGGCTACAGTTATGCTAAAAGGATGATTGATGTTTTGAACAG aggTTACCATGATCAGCATGGCTGTATGTTCACATCAGTGATTCCATGTAATATATTTGGTCCAAATGACAATTTTTCTCTCACATCAAGTCATGTCATACCCGCGCTTATACGAAGAATGGACGATGCTATGATAAatg ATGACAAAACATTCTCAGTATGGGGAAGCGGGGCTCCATTacgtcaatttatttattcattggaTATCGCTAAGTTGTTTGTGTGGACTTTGAGATATTACCAAAGTATTGAACCACTCATTTTATCAG TGGATGAAGAAGACGAGGTTTCTATTAGCAAAGCAGCCGAAGCTATTAAGAAAGCTCACGGTTTTAACGGtgaaattatatatgataCTAGCAAAGCGGATGGTCAGTATAAAAAGACTGCATCTAATAGGAAATTGCGTTCATTGTATCAGGATTTCAGCTTTACGCCGTTTGAGCAAGCCATTCAGGAGACAGTCACgtggtttaaaaataatagggAAAGTGCtaggttataa